GACGGCACAAGGGCGGGATAAGAGAGAATTACGCGCAAGAATCTCTCTATTGTAAATGTTCCCGCCTCCACCGCAAAGTAACCATGAGCAAAGGCTATTTTTTTTAGGGCCGCTGCCCCATTTGACCATTTTCGTGGTCTCACGAAAATGGTCGGGAACCTCAGAACCGTAACGGTAAAAAACGCTTATACACAATCAAGCCGCCGCATCTCTGCGGCGGCTTGATTGTGTCTTATCTTCTATCGCTATTAAACCAGCGGCTCGATCGTCTTGATCGAAAGCTCTTCGAGCTGCTTCGCCTCGACCTCGGAGGGAGCCTCCGTCATCGGGCACTGGGCCTTCTGATTCTTCGGGAAGGCCATAACGTCGCGGATCGACTTGCTGCCCGTCATCAGCATGACGAGGCGGTCAAGGCCGATGGCCAGTCCGCCGTGCGGCGGCGTGCCGTAGCTGAGGCCGTCGAGCAGGAAGCCGAAACGCTCCCTGGCCGCCTCCGGCGTGAAGTTCAGCGCCTGGAAGGCCTTCTGCTGCATCTCGGGGTTATGTATCCTTATCGAACCGCCGCCCAGCTCCGTTCCGTTGAGGACCACGTCATAGGCGCGGGAGCGCACCTTGCCGGGTTCGCTGAGCAGGTACTCCATATCCTCGTTCATCGGCGCGGTAAAGGGGTGGTGGACGGCGGTATAGCGACCCGTCTCATCGTCCCATTCAAAGAGCGGGAACTCCGTCACCCAAAGGAAGCGGAAGCCCTCCTCCACCAGCCCGCGCTCGCGTCCGAGCTCAAGGCGGATCTGCCCCAAAATCTCGCAGGCCCTGCGCCAGCTCTCGTCGGCCATGATAAAGAGCGCGTCGCCGTTTTCGATCCCCGAAAGCTCCTTAAGCTTCGCGATACGGCCCTCGTCAAGGAACTTCACGAGCGGCCCCTTGAGCTCGCCCTCCTTGACCTGGAAATTCGCCATACCCTTCGCGCCCAGCGCCTTCGCGCGTCCCTCGAGATCCGAGAGCTCCTTGCGCGAGAGCGCCGCGCCGCCGGGCAGGCGCAGCCCCTTGATCGTGCCGCCGCCGGTGACCAGCGCCGCGAAGGGATTCTCGCCGCCGGCGAAGACCTCCTCAAGCGGCACCATCTCCAGCGGGATACGCATATCGGGCTTGTCGATGCCGTACTTGTTCATCGCTTCGTCCCAGGTCATGCGCAGGAAAGGCGTCTTTACCTCCACGCCCTTGATCTCCTTGAAAAGCCCCGCGAGATAATTCTCGACGAGCGTCATAATATCCTCTTCGGTGATAAAGCTCATCTCAAGGTCTATCTGCGTGAACTCCGGCTGCCGGTCGGCGCGCAGGTCCTCGTCGCGGAAACACTTGACGATCTGCATATAGCGGTCACAGCCGCTGACCATCAGCAGCTGCTTGAAAAGCTGCGGCGACTGCGGCAGCGCGTAAAACTTGCCTGGGTTGACGCAGCTCGGCACAAGATAATCGCGCGCGCCCTCCGGCGTAGACTTCGTAAGCATCGGCGTCTCGACCTCGATAAAACCGTTATCGCCGAAATAATTGCGCGTATAACGCGTCACTTCGTGGCGCGTCCTGAGATTCGCCTGCATCGACTCGCGGCGCAGATCGAGGTAGCGGTACTTCATGCGCAGATCCTCGTTGACGCTGTCGGCGTTATCCAGCTCGAAGGGTATCAGCTTCGCCGGCGCGAGCACGATAAAGTCGTCGACCAACAGCTCGACGGCTCCCGTAGCAAGCTCGGGGTTCTCCGTACCCTCGGGACGGCGGCGCAGCCTGCCCCTCACGGCAAGCACATACTCGCTGCGCAGCGCGCCCGCGCGCTCGTGCGCCTCGGCGTTCAGTTCGGGGTTGAAAACAACCTGCGTCACACCCGTCTTGTCCCACAGCTCAATAAAAATTATCCCGCCAAGGTCGCGGCGGCACCTGAGCCAGCCGTTAAGTACAGTCTCTTTTCCTGCGTCCTCAAGGCGCGGAGCCCCGCAATACATGGTTCTTTGCCAGGAGGCGTCATAATGTCGGTCCATCGGTCATCCCTCTTTATCTGAAAATATTCTCTATGATTATTTAAGCTTATTGACGATCTGCTCCACCGTCAGCTCTTCCTGCACGCCCTCTTTAAGATCCTTCAGAGTGACGACGCCTCTCTCCACCTCGCTCATGCCGAGGATACAGGCGTACTCCGCGGAGGCGCCCGCCGTCTTCATCTGCCCCTTCATCGCCCTGCCCATATAATCCATATCGGCGGAGATGCGGTTCATGCGCAGCGTGCGCATCAGGCTCATCGCGTCAAGACGTGCGTCGGGCTCGGCGGCCACCACATAGACCTTATTCTCCGGCTTCCTGCCGAAAGAGCAGCCCTGCGCCTCCATCGTAAGGATGACGCGCTCGATGCCGGAGGCGAAGCCAACGCCCGGCACATGCGGACCGCCGATCGCCTCGGAGAGATTGTCATAACGCCCGCCGCCGCAGACCGCGTTCTGCGAGCCGAGATCGCCGGAAAGAATCTCATAGGCCGTCTTCGTATAATAATCCAGGCCGCGCACCAGGCGCTTGTCGTGCTTGACCACCGCGCCGATCTTATCCAGGCCGCGCTGCAGCTGCTCAAAGTGCTCCTTGCACTCATCGCAGAGGTGATCCATCACCGAGGGCGCGCCCTCCGTGATCTCCTTGCATATCGGGCTCTTACAGTCCAGAATCCGCAGCGGATTACGGTCAAAGCGGCTCTTGCAGGAATCGCAGAGCTCGTCGAAGCGCGGCCTCAGATACTCCTGCAAAGCCTTGCGGTAGACCGGACGGCACTTGGGGCAGCCGACCGAATTAAGCACCACCTGTAAATTCGAGAGACCGAGACGGCGGTAAAGCTCCATCGAAAGGTCTATCACCTCAAGATCCACAAAGGCGTCCTGCGCGCCGAGCGCCTCGATATCGAGCTGCACGAACTGGCGGTAGCGTCCCTTCTGCGGACGCTCATAACGGAACATCGGCCCGATACTCCAGAGCTTCGCGGGCTGCGTGCCCTTACTCATCTCATTCTCCAGATAAGAGCGCACCATCGAAGCGGTCAGCTCCGGGCGCAGAGTAATGCTGCGGCCGCCCTTGTCCGTGAAGGTGTACATCTCCTTCTCGACGACGTCCGTCGTCTCGCCGACTCCGCGGCAGAAAAGCTCCGTATGCTCGAAGATGGGAAGATGTACCTCTCTATATCCATAATCATCCGCAACATTGCGGCACATCTGCGTTACATAGGCCCACTTCCAAGACTCGTCGCCAAGTATGTCCCTTGTTCCACGCGGCGCCTTGACTGCTTCCATCCCAACCGCCTCCCGGTAAGTTTTTGATTGACCAGCAGGACTCCTCCGCGCGGCCATAAAAGCCGCCGGCCCGCCCCTCGGAAAAAATAATTCCCGTTATTCAAATGAATATAATACTTCATAAGTACATAGCAAGACAAGACAAAAGAGAAAAATTTTTTACCTTTTACCCTTTATCGCTCATCTTGCCACACCGCAAACAAAGAGCAAAAGAGACGGCCGCCGTCACTCCGGCAAACCGGAGACACACAGCCTTTGGGAGAGGGTACAAGCTGCTCAAACGGCTGTGATTTCTCCCTTTTGTATGCTAAAGTAAGACCGGATGCGGAAAAACAGAACCTTCCGCACTCTCTGTGCACACAACTAAAAAATAAAAAACGCCGACTGGACAAAACACTGCGGCGTCAAAAACATACGCGTAAAACCCTGCCCCACGCCGCCGCGCGGCGGGCCGGAAAGAAAGAGGAGACGTAAATGTCCAGAACCACACGCCGCAACACCGAACTGCATTTCTACTCGCCGAGGCTGCTGGAAAAACTGCGCACCCTGCTGAAAGTCAAAGCCGCGCTCGTGGAGGCGCCCGCCGGATTCGGCAAATCCACCGCCGTATGGGACAGACTCAACGACGCCCGGCAAAAAGGGAGCTGCGTCATATCGCTGCTCTGCCATGAAGAGCCCGCCGCGGACATCTGGCGCCGCTTCTGCGCGGCCATCGGCGAAATATCCCCCCAAACCGCCGCCGCTCTCTCGTCCTTCGGCGTGCCTGACCAGGACACCGCTGGCGCGGCCGCCGCGCCGCTCGCGGAGATGAAATGCGGCGAAGAGACCTGCCTCCTGCTGGACGACTTCCAAAAATGGGAGCCACGCCTGCCGCGGACCATCTGGAAAGAGCTGCTGCGGCACGAGAGCGAAAAACTGCACCTCATCGTCGTCAGCTGGCCGCTGGAGGGCTACCGAGAAGAACTCAACGGACGCTGGGAGAGACTCTGCATCGACGGCGGCGACCTGCGGCTGAGCGCCGGGGAGATTCGCCTCTACTTCAAAGCCGCCGGCTTCACCCTCGCCCCCGGCGAAGAAGAAGAGGCCGAACGACTCACGGGCGGCTGGATCATGCCGCTGCGCCTGCAAATGCTCCACTACCGCGAAAGAGGCCGCTTCCTACAGGAGGCGGACACCGAGGCCCTCTTCCGCCGCATGATCTGGGAGCGCCTCGACGCCCGCGAACAGGACTGCCTGCTGCGCCTCTCGCCCTTCGACCGCTTCACCCTGCCGCAGGCCAGGGACATCCTGGGAATCGACGGTCTGCCGGACTGGGCCGTAAAACTGTTCGACCGCCATATCTTCATCTCCCGCGCCGCGTCGGAGCAGAGCTACGAACCGCACAGCCTGCTGCTCGACTTTGTGCGCGCGCGGCGCGAGACCCTCGCGGAAGAGAGGCGGCGGGAGATACTCGAACGCGCCGCGGCGTGGAGCGCCGCGCACGGAGACCTCCTGCGCGCCTTTGAACTCTACCAGCGTCTTGGGGAATACGAAAAAATACTCGAACTCGACCTCATCTCCGTGGAGCTCGGCGAACTCCCCATGCCAAAGCGCGACCAACTGCTCCACGACGTCGTGGCGCGCCTCACAGGCGAACTGATACGCCGCTACCCGATGGCCGTGCTCAACCTCGCCTTCGAACTCTTCGCCGCCGGAGACATCCCCGCCCACTGCGCCCTCTGCGCGCGCATGGAGGCCGAATTTTCGCGAATCCCCGAAGCGGAGGGGCGCGACCGCCTGCTCGGTGAAATAGAGCTGCTGCGTTCATTCCAGCACTACAACGACATTGAGGCGATGAGCGCGAGCCACCGCCGGGCGCTGGAACTCATCGGCGGCCCCGCCTCCCTCGTGCGGCTCGACGCCATGTGGTCTATGGAAAACCCCTCCGTCCTCTTCATGTTCCACCGCGAAGCGGGGGCGCTCGACCGCGAACTCAGCTCTATGAAAAAATGCTTCCCGCACTACCTGGCCCTCACCAACGGCCACGGCAGCGGCGCTGACACCGTGATGGAGGGAGAGGTCTTCCTCATGCGCGGCGAACTGGCCGCCGCCGGCGACGCCGCGGGAGACGCGCTGGGACAGGCGGCGCTCAAAAAACAGACCAGCATCAAACTTGCGGCGCTCTGCCTGAAAGGGCGGATCGCCATCCTCGAGGGCGACGCCGAACAGCTGAGAAACATCCTCGACGAACTCGGCGCCCTGACAAAACACGGCGCGCAGCGATCGGAACGCGTTGAGGCGGGGCTGGCGCGCTCCCTCCTCATGGGACTGCCGGGACGCCCGGCGGAGATGGAACCCTGGCTCAAAAACGGTGAAATAGAGGGCGGCAGAGTGATGATACCGGCAGTACCATTCGCCCAGACCGTCTACGGGATCTGGCTGCTGCAGACCGGCGGCTCTCCGGCGACGGCGGAATTTCTCGCCCAGGGCCTCGCGATGGCCGCGGCCCTCAATTACTTGACCGCGGCCATCTACCTACGGCTCTACGAAGCCGTCGAACTGCTTCGGGCACAGCGGCTCGGTCACGCGGCCGCGGCCCTCAAAGAGACGCTCGCCCTGGCCCTCCCCGACCGCCTCTTCCTGCCCTTCGCCGAATGGTACGAAGAGATAGAGCCGATCCTCGAAGAATGCTGCGCCACCTCCGAGGCGACGGCCATCCGCGGACTTGCGGAGCGGCTGGCGGCGGGGCGAAAAGACATCCTCTGCGGGCAGCGCTTCACCCTCTCCGAAGCGGAGCTGCTCGTCGCAAAATGCGCCGCGCGCGGCATGCACAACGCCGAGATCGCCGAAGAGCTGAACCTCTCGCCGAACACGATAAAAAAACACCTCAAATCCATATTCAAAAAACTGGGAATAGAAGACCGACGGGATATCCCCACCCTGTAAATCAACGTAAATCGGCGTTTATACGCGCCGCTGACTTAGCTCAACAAGGGCGGAAAATCCTGCGGCAGGCGCACCCGCATGCCGCGGCAATATGGATAATTTGAAAATGTCCCCGCCCCGTGGTGGGGACATTGCCTTGCGATCGACGCACCAAAGTGCGCCTGCGGTTTTCCGCCCTTATTTCGCGTCGTCATCGACACGTCTAAACGCCGATTTCCTTCGGGCGGGAAAAAGAAATAAAGTGCGGTTTATCTTCGATAAGGTAAAAGATAAATACGATTTAGCTTCGATAGGGGAAACGATAAATCGTGATTTACCAAAGATTTCGGCTCCCTCTCTGAGGCGGCCAGGGAGCCGAAATCTTTGATTTCGTGCGATTCGGCTGGTAGTTACATCAGAGCTGTCCCGTAGGGACTGAGGGAGAGTTGACCTTAGGTTCTTCCGCGGCTTTCGCCGCGGGCTCAGTATGGCGCGGAAATCGCGCCATACTGAGCAACACTCCCTCCGTCTCGCCGCAAAGGCGTCGGCGATCCACCTTCCTCAGAGAGGAAGGCTTTAAGAAAAAACCACCGTTTATCATCGATATGGTAAAAGATAAACCGCCATTTACCGCTTTCCCAATCCCAAGGAAATCTCCCGGATACGGAACACGCCGCAAACGCTGCGTATTTTACTGATATCACGGATGGAATATCTTTATTTTAAACAGGAATATGCTTTTTTTATTAAAATATGATAATCTATTAGTGGTAAAGGAGGCGGTCTCATGGAATATATTTGCGGTTTACACAAAAGATATAGCTGCGCCATGACGGTGACGGCCTTTTATATCATTGTGCAGGCCTTTTTATTGCTCGCCTGCGAAGGTCCGTCGGCCTCCTGCCTCCAGGACCGCGGCAGCATCTACGTCATGGAGGCGATGAAGAGCATATCTTCCACAACGCTCTCGCAGCGCACGACGGAGACACGCCCCTCATCTTTATCGGTAATGACCGTCCCGGCGCCCAGAGCCCTCTCCGAAGCCTTTTCGGACGGGCTTAATCTTGCCGCTGAACGCACAAGAAGCTGGGTTCTCTGGGATATTTTTATCGGCAGCGAACAGGAATCACACCCCTCCTCCGACATGGTCGCGAGGAAATAATCCCCCTTTTTCTCTGAATACCGCAGACTTTTCTAAGCCGCGCCAGTAAAAAGCACGGCGGACAGTGTCGTCAAAACGCGGCGGCCGCCGGATGGCGGTCAGCCGGCGCGGCGTCTTTATCCATAATGATCAGGGGGGAGCAGCGATGGAACTTCTTCACGCGGGGCTCGATATAGGTTCGACTACGGCAAAGGCAGTCGTCCTCGATGAATATGACAAGATTATATTTTACCGGTACAGCCGGCATTTTGCCGATATCCGCACAGCTGTGGAGCGGCTTGTCGGTGACATAAAGGATAGTTTTTCCGGCGCGAAGCTCACGCTCGCGATGGCGGGCTCCGGCGCTCTGGAGATCGCGCGGGGCATGGACGTGCCCTTCACACAGGAACAGATCGCCTGCACGGCAAGCATCACGCGCTTTTTGTCGGGCGTCGACGTATGTATAGAGCTGGGAGGCGAGGACTCGAAGATAACCTTTTTCGACGAGTCGGGAGCCGAACAGCGCATGAACGAGACCTGCGCCGGCGGCACGGGGGCCTTTCTCGACCAGATGGCCTCCCTCTTCGGCACGGACGCCGCGGGGCTCAATGAGCTCGCCAAGGGGCATAAGACGATCTACCCCGTCGCCTCGCGCTGCGGCGTCTTCGCCAAGACGGACGTGCAGGCGCTGCTGAACGACGGCGCCTCGCGCGAGGACGTTGCGGCCTCGATCTTCCAGGCTATCGTCAATCAGACGATCAGCGGCCTCGCCTGCGGCAGGAAGATCGCGGGACGTGTCGCCTTCCTCGGCGGGCCGTTTTATTTCCTCTCGGAGCTGCGTAAGCGCTTCACGGAGACGCTGCGCCTGCCGCCCGAACAGTCTATCTTCCCGCAGAATCCGCACCTCTTCGTCGCGATGGGCGCGGCGATCAGCGCGAAGATGCAGGGCGCGGTGGATGCCGACATCCTGCAGCGGCGCGCGGAGAATTTCTTCGTCTCCCACCGCGAAGAGCGCGGCTCGAAACTGCGCCCGCTCTTCCGTGACAGGGGCGAGCTCGCGGCCTTCCGCGAAAGGCATTCCGCCTGCCGCGCCAGGCGCGTCGATATGCGGGATTATCAAGGCGAGGCGTACCTCGGAATAGACGTGGGCTCCACGACGACAAAGATGGTGCTCATCGGCGGCGGCGGCGAGCTGCTGTTTTCAAGATACCGCCTGACGGGCGTCGGCGACCCACTCGAAACGGTGCGCGAGACGCTCTCGGAGCTCTATTCGCTGATGCCGGAGGGCATAACGATCAGAGGCAGCGGCGTCACGGGATACGGCGAAAAGCTGATAAAGGCCGCCTTCGGCGTGGACGTCGGCGAGGTGGAGACGGTGGCGCACGCGAAGGCCGCCGACTTCGTCCTTCCGGGAACGGATTTTGTGATCGATATCGGCGGGCAGGATATGAAGTGCCTGCGCATCAAGGACGGCGTGATCAGCGGCGTGTTTCTCAACGAGGCCTGTTCCTCGGGCTGCGGCTCTTTCCTCCAGAGTTTCGCGAAGTCGCTTAATATGGAGATGGACGAGTTCGCCCGCGCCGCCGAGGAGTCGGACTCTCCCGTGGATCTCGGTTCGCGCTGCACGGTTTTTATGAATTCGCGCGTGCGCCAGGCGCAGAAGGAGGGGGCCCCGGTGCGCGACATCTCCGCCGGTCTCGTCTATTCTGTCGTTAAGAACGCGCTCTATAAGGTGCTGAAGATCAAGGACCCCGCGGAGCTGGGCAGCCGCATCGTCGTACAGGGCGGGACCTTCAGGAACGACGCGCTGCTGCGGGCCTTCGAGCTGGTGA
This portion of the Cloacibacillus sp. genome encodes:
- the aspS gene encoding aspartate--tRNA ligase translates to MDRHYDASWQRTMYCGAPRLEDAGKETVLNGWLRCRRDLGGIIFIELWDKTGVTQVVFNPELNAEAHERAGALRSEYVLAVRGRLRRRPEGTENPELATGAVELLVDDFIVLAPAKLIPFELDNADSVNEDLRMKYRYLDLRRESMQANLRTRHEVTRYTRNYFGDNGFIEVETPMLTKSTPEGARDYLVPSCVNPGKFYALPQSPQLFKQLLMVSGCDRYMQIVKCFRDEDLRADRQPEFTQIDLEMSFITEEDIMTLVENYLAGLFKEIKGVEVKTPFLRMTWDEAMNKYGIDKPDMRIPLEMVPLEEVFAGGENPFAALVTGGGTIKGLRLPGGAALSRKELSDLEGRAKALGAKGMANFQVKEGELKGPLVKFLDEGRIAKLKELSGIENGDALFIMADESWRRACEILGQIRLELGRERGLVEEGFRFLWVTEFPLFEWDDETGRYTAVHHPFTAPMNEDMEYLLSEPGKVRSRAYDVVLNGTELGGGSIRIHNPEMQQKAFQALNFTPEAARERFGFLLDGLSYGTPPHGGLAIGLDRLVMLMTGSKSIRDVMAFPKNQKAQCPMTEAPSEVEAKQLEELSIKTIEPLV
- a CDS encoding LuxR C-terminal-related transcriptional regulator yields the protein MSRTTRRNTELHFYSPRLLEKLRTLLKVKAALVEAPAGFGKSTAVWDRLNDARQKGSCVISLLCHEEPAADIWRRFCAAIGEISPQTAAALSSFGVPDQDTAGAAAAPLAEMKCGEETCLLLDDFQKWEPRLPRTIWKELLRHESEKLHLIVVSWPLEGYREELNGRWERLCIDGGDLRLSAGEIRLYFKAAGFTLAPGEEEEAERLTGGWIMPLRLQMLHYRERGRFLQEADTEALFRRMIWERLDAREQDCLLRLSPFDRFTLPQARDILGIDGLPDWAVKLFDRHIFISRAASEQSYEPHSLLLDFVRARRETLAEERRREILERAAAWSAAHGDLLRAFELYQRLGEYEKILELDLISVELGELPMPKRDQLLHDVVARLTGELIRRYPMAVLNLAFELFAAGDIPAHCALCARMEAEFSRIPEAEGRDRLLGEIELLRSFQHYNDIEAMSASHRRALELIGGPASLVRLDAMWSMENPSVLFMFHREAGALDRELSSMKKCFPHYLALTNGHGSGADTVMEGEVFLMRGELAAAGDAAGDALGQAALKKQTSIKLAALCLKGRIAILEGDAEQLRNILDELGALTKHGAQRSERVEAGLARSLLMGLPGRPAEMEPWLKNGEIEGGRVMIPAVPFAQTVYGIWLLQTGGSPATAEFLAQGLAMAAALNYLTAAIYLRLYEAVELLRAQRLGHAAAALKETLALALPDRLFLPFAEWYEEIEPILEECCATSEATAIRGLAERLAAGRKDILCGQRFTLSEAELLVAKCAARGMHNAEIAEELNLSPNTIKKHLKSIFKKLGIEDRRDIPTL
- the hisS gene encoding histidine--tRNA ligase; translation: MEAVKAPRGTRDILGDESWKWAYVTQMCRNVADDYGYREVHLPIFEHTELFCRGVGETTDVVEKEMYTFTDKGGRSITLRPELTASMVRSYLENEMSKGTQPAKLWSIGPMFRYERPQKGRYRQFVQLDIEALGAQDAFVDLEVIDLSMELYRRLGLSNLQVVLNSVGCPKCRPVYRKALQEYLRPRFDELCDSCKSRFDRNPLRILDCKSPICKEITEGAPSVMDHLCDECKEHFEQLQRGLDKIGAVVKHDKRLVRGLDYYTKTAYEILSGDLGSQNAVCGGGRYDNLSEAIGGPHVPGVGFASGIERVILTMEAQGCSFGRKPENKVYVVAAEPDARLDAMSLMRTLRMNRISADMDYMGRAMKGQMKTAGASAEYACILGMSEVERGVVTLKDLKEGVQEELTVEQIVNKLK